Part of the Arachis hypogaea cultivar Tifrunner chromosome 6, arahy.Tifrunner.gnm2.J5K5, whole genome shotgun sequence genome, gtTAGACAGCTTAGTTAAAGGATACTAATTCTTTAAGCTTTTTCATTTTCGTCTAATATTATCTCTCATCCCTTTTTACAATAAGTCATAAATCATGACTACTATCAAATATAAACATCTAAAGCAaggacaaaatttaaaattttattaatgtgtgtttttctcttttttttctttttgtgtcgTTAGGTACCGTCTTTGCAAGCAAGTTAAGATCATTAACACAGAAAATCTTATTCGTAAGCAGTTCTAAATGACAGTGATTAGATACTAACtttaaaaatggaaggaaatatTAGGGAATCaatgaattaattaataatagttaGTGCCTCACTCCCATAACTTGAATTTAATGTTTGCTGAAACGAATTTGGGAATAAGAAAATCTACAAAAGAGTCAGGGCCTGAAATTGAAGAAAAAGATCACGAACAGGCTAGAATGAAGGAGAATGTGATAATTTATTGAAACAAGTTGTCCACTGGCACACCTTGTCCAATCATATACACGAAAATTTCCTTCGTAGGAGGTGCCATGTGAGGTCACTATCTGCTTCCCATTATTTTAGCATATTCAAAACACtcaaaatattagaaaattagtagaatttattaatgaaaaagtatagataattaataatttttttgaataacgtGTAAACAAtatgaattaataggattaaaagagtaaatttaattaataatattaaattaagatgtagtatatttttatttaattgatggttgttcatgttgtttaaGATAGTCATTGTTTACCTAGTATTCTCCTTTATTAATCTTTGTCAGTAatttgttattaatatttaaaaatataaattaaaaaaataatattaaattactaaattaaaaaatttaaattaataattaaaaatattaataaaaaataataaattatactagtGTTTGAACATTTTTCTAAAAGCATTGTGTTAATTTGTTAAGGCCCAGTTTAggtaaccaacttaattaagctccttttgataaaataacttaaataataaatgactctggtaaaagtaacttataaataagttattttgtgtttagatttttaactctaaaagtatttattttatagaaatatgatgaaaagtagaagtattataagaaaaatcatttttttaacttctctataagctcctatatagctttttaaaaagttacaatttaattttaaaaattttattagacattaatactattactttttataagtcaaaaatttaaaaaaaaaagttatttctaaaattttcaaagGAGCCGTTAGTAATGTGCTGAAACTCTCAAATGAAACCCTGCTTAGATTATTACTCATTTATTTCTGTTCATGCACTCCGCTCTAAAATAACCACCTCCTCCCATTCCCCCTAAGTAATCAACAGTTGGCAGATTGAAGATTGAAACCAATGTTAAATGCACACTGCTTGCTAACACATGGGGCTGTAAATTCATAACTGAAAATCAATAATTTAGTTGTACACAATTTTTTACCTCATTTTCcctttttttgaaattaattgttaactttaataattatttacatcgaatttttaatcatttcttttttaaaacttcaatatattttaataattttttaatcaaaataaacatttaaaaatagatattaatttataaaaaaatcaaatcagatatttttattaaaaaatattaaaaaatcattaaaatttattattttttactattatttttagcCATTAACccaatttttttaattcagttatctaataacatattttagttcacatttttaaacataaataactaattaataataaaaaataataaattttgataatattttttattattatatagagTATGAATTGGCCAACATTTTTGTTCTATTAACtttacatttaaataaatattacctaatttatgttttttactataaaaatattaactacTTAGCATTTacggttaatttttttatatattgtatCCGTGAATCACATAGACATTAAGTGATTTGGTATTTAATAAACTTACGAAGGCGTTTGTGTCACAAACAATTCACAAAGAACCTATtataagagaaaatatttttaatttataaaaatacagTCCACAAAAAATATATTGTCAATCTATGAGTgcgtattataaaaaaaattattcttttatttataaaaatataattcacAAAAGGTGTATTATTAATTCGCAAGTGAAGTATTATCAATTATCAGCTTTTTATTAAGCATTATTTTATGAGGAATGCTAGGTCAGTAAATTTTATAAGTTgtagtcattaattaattatttagtatttttaatgataaaagattatttattttttttaataattaagtattgatcaaattttaataaaaatactgatttttagtcttttttttattattctatttgaaGTGTGTGTTTCAGATATTCCTctataatatcaaaataaaaaaaatccaatgtTCTTGGCCGAAAGaaagacaaattaaaaataaacaatattCTAAAAATTGAATTGATGATCGAATCGTTCTAATTATTAGttcattaatttattagtttaatcGATTCAATAGTAATTCAattgaaataattattttataataaaataataaaataaatataaataaatacactaaaatataattatagtctaatataaatttaaaaatatcatctaAATTAAAATGACTATATCAACTACTATTAGAATTTCATTCAATtacaaatcaaaaatcaaataacaaaaaaacaacTAAATATGAAATATTAAAACGTCAAAATTTGTCAtcaattatcaaaatataaaaaaacttatATTATTCAGTATTGATTATTGAATGTATCCACTAATTTCATCAAGCCAACCCATCATATGACTATCCTACGGTTATTTAATTCAGCTGAAGAATGGTGTTGTTGAAGTAAGTGTTTTCATTACATGCAATAACACTTGAGATCAGAAGCATCAACTCCTAACATATAATTTCAAGGCAACTATCAAAGCATAAATTCATTGGTTTGAAAATTTTAGCTAGACAAAAATCTTCAATTCAAAGTACGAAATTCGTCAATAAACTTAACATAATTACGAAACTATAAATATTTATCATAATCATCTTCATGAAAAATAAGGACTATCAAATTAATTACTATTTAATCAAATTGATTGATCCTATCAAAAACAACAAaccacaataaaaataatttatcaaattaataaattaaaatgtcaAAGAATAATACAACAATCTAACAATTACAAGGTCAAAAACAACACCACAAGTTAACAAATTAATAACatcaaaaacatattaaaatcaGTTAATAATCAAATCAAAAACATAACAAAACAAGTTAATAATCAAAATAAGTTAACAAAACAGCAAACTAATAACAAAACCAAAATTGTAAGTTTGGAACATCGACCTAAcaattaaaacaacaaaaacaataactcaaaatcaacagaggataaaaaGAGAGTTGGAGCTTTATAACTCAACGGAAATGGCTGAACAAAGAGTTGAGCTGCGGCGAAAAAGAGGCTAAGCAAAGACTGGAAGATGATGGCTGGAGCGCGGCAGAAGCACggcaaaacaaagaaaaagtttgACAAAACAGACGTGGAAGCGCAACTAACAGCAGTTGAACAGAAACGTTGCAATGACGCTAGAGAAGTATGAACGGCAGCGGTGACACGACGGTGGTTGGACAGAACAAAGGAGAGAGTGAGGGAGGAGCTCGAAGGAAAAGATGCCACTACCTGGTACTCTAgtagtgagtgagtgagtgagtaagGGAAGGAGGGGATTAGAGTTACTGAGTTACCTACTTATTGGACAATTTTTAAACAGTTCGAAGATTCATTTACGATTTTTAAAATAGATGGTTATAATTTCTGTTCAAACCGTTTTTTTATTGATAAACGATTTGACAGATCAATTCGAACCGATTTCAAaaccttaaaaataaataaaagtaaatatttttataaaaataacattataaaccaatgttctgaaaactgGTTCGAACTGACCTGTCGAATCGGTTGAATCATAAATCGTTGACAATACGGTTCAAGCAGATGACAAAACCAATAGATTTAGAAACTGGAGTTAGACCGCCGAATCGGTCAGAAATCGATCAGACGAACCGAACCGTAATTTGGTCGGTTTTTGAAATTGGCTGGCAAAATGGTGCGTTTTGCAAGCTGAAGAAAGGACTAAAGGGGAACGAACCCTAGTCTCACCCACAGACCCACTCACCCCTTTTCTCTCGAGCCTCCACAGTCCACTCTCACCTCTCGCTCTCAGTTCTCATGTCTCCAGTCTCCACCTCGAGCTTTCGGTGCAACTTCCATCTAGCCACCGCTGCCGTCGCAACTTCCGTGGAGCCATCACTACTGTTCGTGCAGCCAAGTTTCGTCGCCAAGTCAGTCCTCGAAAATCGCAGCCACCGCCAGCGCTACTTTTTATCGCGCAGTTAAGGACCACCAGCACCAGCTTTATTCAACCCTGCCACCCCTTCAGCCACCTCTTGTCGGCCACTATTTCTATCTTCTccaattttgtattttttcagaCTTTCAGCTTCTAATAACTTTAAGTATGAATTTTGTTTTTTGcaataataattattgaaatattggTTAATTGTTGATTCTAAATTTTGCCGTTAATTTCTTGAtgcatgattaatttttaaagcatTAATGGATTAATTGATTAGGGTAAGATTGTATTGTGTCATTTCAAGACAAATATGATTGTTTTACTTTACGATGCTTGTTGGTTGTTATTTAATCTCACTGCATTTTATACCTTACTAAAAGTTATCCAACAAATTAAGTCAAGTTAatctcaaaaaatttttaaataactaataagattgaatctaaatatttttgcaattttatatatattaatcgtAAACCCTATATATATAGTAAACTAGCTTAGGAAATTTAAAAaggtaaatatatataattgatataaattattataattgatttctCGTAATATCATGACATATTATTAGAAGTTGAgaatttttgtaataataattattgttTGTTGAGATTATTTGGTTAGAATAAATTGTTGTAATattgtaattaaattatattgttattagATTGTTGGTAATTTTTAAGTATGAATAATaatatcaaccaaaaattatttaaagataataatattgagaataattatattagattataattagattttaatatgtttatttatattttatttattattttattataaaataattttttaatttaactacAGTGGAAccgattttttttggtgactactaCAGTGAAACTGATTGATCctataaattaataaactaataattaaaataatttcatacTCGATTCGATTTTCAAAAgtgtattataaaatattaaaattattaaataatttgatatatttaaccGAATATATCTAACTTAACTGTTAACTCGATATCGGTACAAATGACATATGAAAATGTCATCGTGAGTATTCCCTATAGATAAATGTGCGTGGTTCCTCGtgaattcttctctctctctctttctctctcatacaCTCATCAATATCTTCCTTCGCTCATCCTTCGAGTTCCAATTCCAAAAATTTCCGATCAGTCTCACAAAGAATCTCTATTATTTCATTCCACCAATTCAATCACAGATACAGATGTCATCTCTGCAACCAAACGTTGATTCTACAAATTCGGAAACGATGCAACGATCCAATCCCAAGAAGCGCCGGAAAATTGGACACAGCAATTCCCTCAGCCTCGTTCCATGGAAATCCGAGACGCAACAGCGGATCTACTCTTCCAAGCTCGCAGAAGCTCTCCGCTACGTCATCCATCGGAACCCTCCGTCTCTGCCGGCAAAGTCTAGTGCCGGTCGAGAGGTTCGCGAGACCGCCGACCGAGTCCTCGCTGCCACTGCAAAAGGCCGGACTCGTTGGAGCCGCGCTATCCTTGCTAGTCCACTCAACCGGTGGAAGCTCCGGCGGATGCACAAGAAGGTTCACAAGGCCTCCACCGGATTGCCGAAGAAGTCGCCGGAGAGTCGCCGGAGATTACCGGTGGTGCAGAAGAAAGCGCGCGTTCTCGGCCGGTTAGTCCCCGGCTGCCGGAAGCTCACGTTCCCGAACCTTCTAGAAGAAGCCACAGACTACATCTCGGCGTTGGAGATGCAGGTGAGAGCCATGACGGCACTCACGGAGTTACTCACCGGCGGCGGCTCCCTCGCCTCGGCTTGACTCGGCCGTGAAAAAAAACGTTGACTCCCGCTGTTTTTTAGCCTTAGGCTATACAATTCGCACCAGGTGGTATTTTTTCACTTGTTTGTTTTCCTTATTATGAGTAAATATGTGAATTGATCCACAAATTTTATGTATGAGTTAAATTAGTCGTCAAATTTCTATTGAACTAAAttggttttaaatttattttttgtatttaagtAGTTTGACTCATGCTTGATTTGGACGGTAAGTGTACgtaaaatgtaataaaaaaaaacccACGTAATTTTTCGGCGTCGTGACGGAAAGAatgttgaaaattaatttgattcaataaaattaaaaataatatttaataatatttaaaaatattttattaaattattaatctaaaaaattaaattaactaaaatattaataaaaataataaattatactggtatttttatttttttcataaataatttatctcataagtaaaatttaagattttagaGCATTTACTCAGAATGCATGAGTTTCAGAGTCGTGTAATTTTCAGTGTATATGATGCGCTTTTTTCGATCTTCTACTTTCCATCATCGCcactttgcttttctatttttcttcttctttttatttttatcgtcTCGGCTAATTCCATTACTGCTTGAAATTTTCATAGGGTTGCTAATGCTTTTTTTTTAAAAGCTTTTATTAAGATTTCTACAAGTCGTTGAATTCTTGAATTGCATTCTTCCAAAATTATTGTTATTCTCAACAAACAATAAACTGAAAACCTTATCAAAGAGAAGTAGTTTGTTTCGTTCTTACTTCTCTTGTGTCTTGAGTGACACCTTCGCCTTCCAGCTAGCGTCTCACACAaaatgtgcttgaaacacaatcTAAtcttttgtttatcaaaatataataattgtAAATGTGCTTGAATTGAACCTCTCAACCCCATGGAAATATTGTATAGATTTTGATTAATTGTGCTGTATAGCATATGTGACACACTGACACCAAATTGTGATTTGGATAAGTCACTGAACTTTTGTTAGTAATCAGAGACTTCACTTGAGTTGTATGCATGAGATTAAAAATTCATGtactaaaataatttagaattccaaataaaactatgaatgtggtTAATttggggagggggagggggatttGAGTCCTGAACCTGGTCAGATCTTTAGGCCTTCCACTGTCTCATGTTGAAGGAGTACAATTTACCATGGTTCTGAAAATGCAATAATGCATGCATCAAACTTttagaaaagtaaataaatatataataatccacaTCCATGGTCACTGACTCGCTGCCTATAAGCATATTATACACACCACACGGATTTGGGGCTAAGCTTTGATATCCTTTTCtttgaaaactaaaaaggaaaaagagcaatgctaggggccagcaatttttgtgattgttagccatcaactagccatcaatgatgatttgatggtgtgagattggtgtgagatttcatccaatggctcacctttttctgctggttacatgctggccaaaattcaataaaactgctggccctagacttttccaaGGAAAAATGGTAGCAGTGAGGCAGTGATCAATCAAGATCAGAGACGCAGTGGCGTACGGATGACTAGTTTATATTTCATCTGAATTAAATATTTAGCTAATACGTGTTTTTAAAAAAGAACCCTTTCaaggttattaattaaattttttatattatttattttaaatagtaATTTTAAAACATTATTTTTCAGGATATTTGTTTTATCCAAATTAACCTTGTGTGGCACATCACACAATAAGGTTTATTTAACGTGTTTTAAGAATACATAATAAGATTATCaacagtaaaaaattttaaatttttttaataaataaaaaacaaatatattaaaagtataaattttttatatttttaataataatttttttaatttataattttaatgtatGGTGTTCTTACACAAGATAGCAAAATTCTAACTAGAAAAAGGATAATTCAGTGCTTCATACGCATATGTTACCGTAAGATGAGTTAGACTGGCCAGTAACTGTTCTAGTTAATAATAAAATCTTGCTTAGACTGGCCAGTAAGATGAGTTACAAATAAAAGAGCCATTAACTGTATTCAGTGTAGTCAGAGGATTCTAACGGtaatttgcatatttttaattagtttttgttgCAAATGGTATGGATTCATACACAACATAGAGTAATCAAGGTGAAATGGCAAGGATGGTATGACAATTTTGGATATTTGGGAGAGAGAAATAAGAACCCCACATTTAAAAGTTAGGACCAAGAATAGAGAAACTTTGAAAGAGGCTAATGAATCATGTGGGTAGGTGGCCCCGCAATATCAAGGGCCATAGGGGGCACCGAACCCTTGAACGCCCCCATTCCTCCTACAGTGGCTTGCATGTGACTATGAGAcctaagagaaaaaataaataaataaatagaaacgTTTACATAACTATACTTTGAATATTGAATtggaatataattttaatttattagatagagcaattttatttttaaatgaaatttacaTTTATCAAATGAAAAATAAGTGCAAAGAATAGTTTAATACTTTAATTGGAAACATGGCACATTTTAAGGAAGAGACCGGTGAATTTGGTTTAATTTTGATGGAAGAGGAAGAGACAAATGAGGGTTGGAGGTACCCCACGCCTGTGTGGGCTGTTTTCCTTATAAGGGGCTGGCACGCATGCAACCTTAGCTTCAGAATACAACTGTCAATACTTCCACATAATGACATCCTCCTCCCCCATGTTAATGTGCCACCCCATCACCTTCCCATAAATTCTAGTTAAAATAGTTGTGAACAAGACAATAATTGTTGGGGTAGTATTTATTATGGTTCTAAGAATCGAATGGAACCGGTCggtttaacacaaaaaaaaatttagttgttaACAAATTGGTTAAAGAACCGATTAGTGGGTCAAATTGGTGTGATTTTTTAGCATTATTTAACCAGTTTAAAacagtaaaatattaaaaaaaattgaaaaaatatattttatacataaatatattattttcttataattaatttaacttcaattgaattaaaattaaatttttaaattttaagaatcttagtatttatgtaaaaataataattaaaaataattaaataattttactattTGATATAATATGGATCAatgttttaattattaatttttacatgaataaaatatattttttgtttttaaaatttgttaaaaattttaaaaatattctaagttttattttgttttaattattttaaatttttttgtctaCATCAAATATACTCGTGgcaattaattttttaagaactTTCTAATTCAGCAATGACTTCACAAAAATAACTTTCAATACAAGCAAGCGAGACACAAAATTTTGGTTCATAATTATTAAGTATTATTGCTAGATTGATCTTAAAGTTATTGAAAATTTAACTGCTAgaagtatatttgatacaaatagtaaattttgagataaaataaaaataaaataatacttaaaaatatttttaaaatttttgataaattttaaaaacaaataatatGTTTTATCCAATATTATTTTAACTATGAATAGTtatctaaaataatattaattactaacaaaattattcacaatatatCATGAAGCATATTATTCCTGTATTTTTGTTATTACCATAATAAGGCCATCAACACGCACCATTCGATCAACAAAAAATAATGCATctggaagaaaaaaatgaataatcacTGTGCATTTCGAGTTTTAACGGCAACCCAATCATAGCAATAACCCACCAAAAAAGGCAAAAAACGCAGCTACATGTAACGAACCTGGTGATATGCATCGTCCTTCCTTAGCCTATTCCGATCCCTAAAGTA contains:
- the LOC112695590 gene encoding transcription factor bHLH149 gives rise to the protein MSSLQPNVDSTNSETMQRSNPKKRRKIGHSNSLSLVPWKSETQQRIYSSKLAEALRYVIHRNPPSLPAKSSAGREVRETADRVLAATAKGRTRWSRAILASPLNRWKLRRMHKKVHKASTGLPKKSPESRRRLPVVQKKARVLGRLVPGCRKLTFPNLLEEATDYISALEMQVRAMTALTELLTGGGSLASA